GGGTTGTCCTTCAGCGTCTCGGTGTTGACGACCATCATGTCGATGATCTCGCCGGGGATCTGCGAGGAATCGAAGACCTCGTGGGAATCCGGCATGCCGAGGATCTCCGACAGCAGCGGGTTCCAGGTCACGACCGCCGTGACGTCGGGCGTCGTGTAGGCGGCGACCATGTCGGCGTCGGAGGTGTTGACGACCGTGATGTCGCGTTCGGAGAGCTCCACCGTCTCGAGGGCGCGGGCGAGCAGGTAGTGCGAGACCGACAGCTCCACGAGGTTGACGCGCTCGCCCTTGATGTCGGCGAGCTGGTCCTTGCCCTTCAGGATGATGCCGTCGTTGCCGTCCGAGTAGTCGCCGACGATGAGCGCGGTCGTGTCGACGCCGCCGCCCGCGGGGATGGAGAGGGCGTCCATGTTGGTCATGCTGCAGCCGTCGTACTGGCCGGCGGTGTACTGGTTGATGGACTCGACGTAGTCGTTGATCTGCACCGCCTCGATGGTGATGCCGTACTTGTCGGCCCACTTCTTTAGGATGCCGGAGTCCTGCATGTACCCCCACGGCATCCAGCCGACATAGATGGACCAGCAGACGGAGAAGTCCTTCTTCTCCTCGGCGCTGGCGGGCTGGACGATGGTCGTGGCGCCCAGAAACGCGCCCAGTGCGATGCTGGCGAGCGCTGCGCGGGCCGCGGTCAACTTCCTCATCACCTTCTCCTCCTCATGCCGGCAGGTGCCGGATTGCCGAACCGGCAGCGTGCCGGATCCCGAATATGCGCGTGAGAAGGACCGGGAGACGGACCCGCTCTGCGCGGAACCGTGCGGCGTTCTCCCGGGATTTTGGCCCGCCGTGTAACCCCACCACCGGTGGAGCATGCGTCTCTCGGACCAGTCACGCTTCCCGAGGGAAGCGCCGGAACCCTAGACGCACCGCACGACCTGACAAAAGCAAAGCCTATGCCAGATTGCCGAGGCTCGACGGCGAAGAGCCGGCGCGGGTCGGCCGGACGCGATGGCCCGCTCCGTCGGAGAGGGGCCGGGCCTACCCGCGCAGGCGGGCGAGGCGGCGGCGCAGGCGGTCGCGGCCGCGCGAGAGGCGAAGCTTCACCGTCGCGACCGATCGGCCCGAGGCGGCCGCCGCGTCCGCGAGAGTGAAGCCCTCCAGGTGGCAACGCTCGATGGCCTGCCGCTCCTCGTGCGGGAGCGTGCGGACCACGGCGCGCACCGCGGCCGCGGTCTCGCCCGCGCCGATCGCGTCGGGTGCGGCGAGCTCCTCGCTGATCGGCAGCGTCGGGACGGCGCTGGCGGCCCGGGCGGCGTCGATCTTGCGGTGGGCGAGCGTCGTGATCCACGCGGTCCCGCGTGTGCTGCCGTCGAACCGCCGGGCGGCGTTCCAGACCTCCAGCATGGTGTCCTGGGCGATGTCCTCGGCGGCGACGGGATCGTCGAGCAGGCGCGCGGCGAACCTCTCGAGACGCGGCGCCATCGTCGTGTAGAGACGATGGAACGCCCGCACGTCCCCGCCCGCGACCGCGCGGATGAGGCGTGCCACCGGGTCGCGCGCCGGCGGCGGGGGGTGCTCGGTGGAGCGGGCGCCCATCTCGACTGGCCGACCCGCGCGAGGACGATCGGCGCGCGGCTGACCGGGACGGGGCCGCTCGAGATGGACGAGAGTGGCAACGGCCATGGTCGCGATCTCCCGTTGTGCTGGGGCAGCGCGCCGGCTGCCGCACAACAGGTGGGTCGTCCAAAAGCGCAAAACCGTGCCGGCGAGCACAGACGCCGACGGGAAAGCGCCCGTGCCCTTTGGATGTCGACTTCGGCACCCGCTGCGAGCGCCGCATCGCCCGCCCCGAGGGCGCGGCGCCAGTCCTGGTGGAGATGATTTGCGAGGGCTTCTTGGCGGACCCGCCCGGTGCCCCGGCGGGCTCCTGAACGGGTATGTCCGAGCGGGAGCAGGGCTCGCGAAACGTCAGGCCCCGCGGTCGGGGCGGGGCCTGGGATCCGGCGTCAGTCCTTGGTGAGCGCCTTCTCGATCTCGTCGATCGGGTGGTTGGTCAGCTCCTTGGCGACGTCGAAGACGATCTTCTCCTCGACTTCCTTGTGGAGCGCCTTGCGCAGCTCGCCGAGGACCACCGGCGGGGCGGCGATGATCAGCTTGTCGTACCGGCCCTTGTGGGCCGCCTTGTAGAGCCTGTCGGCGATCTCCCGGGCGAACCGCTCCTTTTCGAGGCGGTGCCAGTCGGTCTCCTCGACCGCGCTCTTGTGGCCAGGGCCGTTGTCGTGACGGCGGCCGGGGCTGTCGGTGCCCTGTTCGCGGGTGGGCGGGTTCTCCTGCACCATCTCGCGCACGACGGTGAGGTTGGGGAACCCCTCGTCGATGCCGTTCTTCAGGAAGAGGGCCTTTTCGCCGTCACCCACCAGAACCCAGGCTTCGGCTGGAATCGTTCGCATGTTGGCCTCCCGATAGTCTTCGAGAGATCAATGTGTGTCCGGAGCGCTCGTTCCAAGGGCCAGCGACTGTGTACGCTTTGTCACATCGAGCCAGTTGCGGTAGCAGATCGCGTCGACGAGATCGGCCGAATAGCCCGCCTCGATCATCACGTCGACGAGACGCGGGAGGCCGGCGACGTCGCTGATTGCGGCCGGAATCACCGCGCCGTCGAAGTCGGAGCCGAGCGCCACGCCGCGCGGGCCGAGCTTTTCCAGCATGTGGTCGAGATGGCGCCGCATCGCGTCGAGCGGGGTGTTCGGGTCGCGCCGGCCGTCGTCGCGCAGGAAGAAGGTGGCGAAGTTCAGTCCGGCGACGCCCTCGGTGTCGCGGATCGCGTCCATCTGTGCGTCGGTCAGGTTGCGGGAGGACGGGGAAAGGACGTGCGCGTTGGAATGCGTCGCCACGATCGGCGCGTCGGACACGCGCACCACGTCCCAGAAGCCCTTCTCGTTGAGGTGGCTGCAGTCGACCATCACACCGAGCTGGTTGCACGCCTTGACGAGGGCGACGCCGCGGTCGGTCAGCCCTTCGCCGATGTCGGGCGTCGAGGGGAAGCGGAAGGGGACGCCGTAGCCGAAGACGGTCGGTCGGCTCCAGACGAGGCCGAGGGAGCGTACGCCGGCGGCGTACAGCGTCTCCAGCTCGTCGAGGTCGGGGCCGATCGCCTCGGCGCCCTCCATGTGGAGCATCATCGCGAAGGCGCCCGCATCGTTCGCCGCCTGCACCTCGTCGGCCGAACGGCAGATCCGGACCGAGCCCTTGGACGCCCGCTCGATCCGGAAGGCGATGGCGAGCTGGGCGAGGGTGACGTGAAGCGCACGCTCCTGCGAAAGGCCCACCATAGGCGCCTCGACGCTGCCTTGCGGCTCGGCCGGCTTGGGCCGCTGCTCGTCCATGACGAAGGTGGCGAAGATGCCGCCGGCAAGACCGCCCTGGCGCGCCCGCACGAGGTCGAGGTGCCCCTCGGCGTTGAGGCCGAGGAAACGCTCGCCGGTCCGATCGCGGCGCCACAGGCGCAAGAGCACGTCGTTGTGCCCGTCGAAGATGCGTTGGTTCATAGGCTTCCTGCGCGATCCGGACAGTCTCACGCCAAGGCTGGAGATCGTCAACGGGCCGCTTCGATGGCTTTGTAGGCATCCATCGCCGCCGGGCTGAGGCCCGAGACGTAGGACTGGACGAAGGGGGCGACGGCCTCGCGCCAGGGAGCCTGGTCGACCTCGACGAGCTGGGCGCGCTGGCCGATGGCGCGTGTCATCGCGCTGTCCTGCTCCTCTTCGGCCAGCTTGTTGAAGTAGGCGGCCGCCTGCTGGGCGGAGGACTCGAAGAGCTTCTGGTCCTCCTCCGGGAGGCTCTCCCAGAAGTTGCGATCGAAGTAGACGACGCCGATCGCCCAAATGTGCGCCGTTTCGCTGAGGACCGGTGCCACTTCGAAGAGCTTCAGCGCCTCGTATCCGGACTTGGTGAGGTCCATCGCCTCGACGACGCCGGTGCCGAGCGCGGTGTATGTCTCGGTGATCGGCAGAGCGGTCGGGTTGGCGCCCAGCGAGCGCCACAGCGCGATGTGCAGGTCGCTCTCCAGTACGCGCATGGTCAGGCCCTTCACGTCCTCCGGCTTGGTGAGCGGGCGGTCCGACAGGAGGTGGCGGGCGCCGAAGATGATGAACGCCGGCGTCTCGAAACCCTGCTCCCGGTAGGCGGCGCGAAGCTGCTTGCCGAGCGGGCCCTTCATCGCCGACATGATCTGGTCGCGGCCGGAGAAGACGAACGGGAGGTCGAGCACCGCGCCCTCGGGGACCCAGGTGGTGAGGTTGGCCACCGTCGACAGGGCGCCGGTGATGGAGCCGAGGCGTACGCCTTCGGCCTCTTCCTTCTCGCCGCCGAGCGCGCCGTTGGTGACGATGTTGAACTTGTAGACGCCCGGGCGGCCGCTCTCGACGAGGGCGGCGAAGCGCTCCCAGAATTTGCTCTGGGGCTTTTCCGGACCGTACTGCGAGGTGACGGTGAGGGTGTCCTGGGCGTTCGCGGGCGCTGCGAGACAGGCCGCGACCAGGAGTGCGGCGATCAAACGGATCATGCGGATCATGGAGCGTGCTCCTTCAGTCAAACCAATCCGGCGAGCCCGGAAGTGAGGGCCGGCAGGGCGATCAGGACGCCGAGGCCAGCGATCAGGGCGATCAGATAGGGCAGGACGGCGAGATAGACGCCCTTCATTTGTGTCACATCCTTCACCACCAGCACCAGGATGCCGACCGGCGGGGTCAGTCCCCCGAGGAGGAGCGCGACCGTGAGGACGACGGTGGCGTGGATCATGTCGCCACCGACCGCCGGCACCAGGACCGGCATGAGGAGGAGAATCGCCGCGCCCACGTCGAGCACGGTGCCGATGAGGAGGGCGATGCCCGTCGCGGCGACGAGCGCGACCCAGACCGGACCGTCGGGGAGGAATGTGGCGGCGTCTAGGCCGCTGGTGGCGAATATGAAGCCGACGGGGGCGGCCGCACCGATGAGGAGCGCGACGCGGCCGGACTGCCGCGCCGCATCGCGGAGCGCGGCGAGGAGCGGGCCGGCGCCGGCCCGTACGGCGAAGAGGGCGGACATCGCGACCGCGAGGAGCCCCGCCTCGACGGACGTCACGAGCCCCAGCCGCAGGCCGCCCAGCACCGCCACCGCGATCGCCAGCGGTGGCAGCAGACCCCACAGGACGTGCGGGGTAGCCGGCTGTCCGGAGGGCTGCGGGGAACCGGAGACCGGGGTCGCGCCGGCGGCCGGTGACGGAGCGGAGCCGTCGGCCCGTGCCGGACTCGGGATCAAGGAGGACGGGGCGCCGACGGGGGTGATGCGGACGGCGAACCAGAGCGTCGCGGCGAGGACGACGCCCGCGCCGAGCCCGGCGACCCAGAGGGCGCCGACGGACTGGTCGGTGGACGCTGCCGCGAGGAGGAGCGCGATCGACGGCGGCAGGATGTTGGGCAGCACCGCCGAGGCGGCGGTGATCGCCGCGGCCCGCGCGGCCGGATAGCCCGCGGCGACCATCGCCGGGACGAGGAGGCGGGCGCCGAGCGCGGCGTCGGCGATGGACGAGCCCGACACGCCGCCGAAGAGGGCGCTGGCGAACACGTTCGCCTCGCCGAGCGCGCTGCGGCGGCGGCGCGCGAACCAGCCTGCCGCGGCAACGAGTCGCTCGCCGATCCCGCCCGCCAGCATCAGCGCGGCGGAAAGGATGAAGAGCGGGATGGCGAGGAGCACGTAGGGCGACAGGCCGCGCATCAGGTTCTGCGCCAGCGCCGCCTCGGAGAGGTGCCCCGGCGCGACCGCGACGCCGGCGACCAGCGCGAGCGCCACCGGCACCCGCGCCCAGAGCGCAACGGCGAAGACGGCGACACCTGCGAGCGGTCCCTGCGGCGGGATCGGCACCAGGCTGATGGCGACCCCCACCGCGATACCCGCCACCGCCGAGGGCCGGCGCAGCGCCGCCACGAGGGCCAGCACCGCGAACCCCGCGCCGACCACGTAGCGCCAGGCGC
This genomic window from Acuticoccus sediminis contains:
- a CDS encoding putative urea ABC transporter substrate-binding protein → MRKLTAARAALASIALGAFLGATTIVQPASAEEKKDFSVCWSIYVGWMPWGYMQDSGILKKWADKYGITIEAVQINDYVESINQYTAGQYDGCSMTNMDALSIPAGGGVDTTALIVGDYSDGNDGIILKGKDQLADIKGERVNLVELSVSHYLLARALETVELSERDITVVNTSDADMVAAYTTPDVTAVVTWNPLLSEILGMPDSHEVFDSSQIPGEIIDMMVVNTETLKDNPDFGKALVGAWYEAMALMEADDIDALTAMATASGTDIAGYKSQLDSTAMFYMAEEAVDFVGGEGLPETMTFVASFLFDHGILGTGAPSADFVGIEYPDGSVTGDENNVKLRFDSTFMQMAADQEL
- a CDS encoding RNA polymerase sigma factor — translated: MAVATLVHLERPRPGQPRADRPRAGRPVEMGARSTEHPPPPARDPVARLIRAVAGGDVRAFHRLYTTMAPRLERFAARLLDDPVAAEDIAQDTMLEVWNAARRFDGSTRGTAWITTLAHRKIDAARAASAVPTLPISEELAAPDAIGAGETAAAVRAVVRTLPHEERQAIERCHLEGFTLADAAAASGRSVATVKLRLSRGRDRLRRRLARLRG
- a CDS encoding host attachment protein — its product is MRTIPAEAWVLVGDGEKALFLKNGIDEGFPNLTVVREMVQENPPTREQGTDSPGRRHDNGPGHKSAVEETDWHRLEKERFAREIADRLYKAAHKGRYDKLIIAAPPVVLGELRKALHKEVEEKIVFDVAKELTNHPIDEIEKALTKD
- a CDS encoding dipeptidase is translated as MNQRIFDGHNDVLLRLWRRDRTGERFLGLNAEGHLDLVRARQGGLAGGIFATFVMDEQRPKPAEPQGSVEAPMVGLSQERALHVTLAQLAIAFRIERASKGSVRICRSADEVQAANDAGAFAMMLHMEGAEAIGPDLDELETLYAAGVRSLGLVWSRPTVFGYGVPFRFPSTPDIGEGLTDRGVALVKACNQLGVMVDCSHLNEKGFWDVVRVSDAPIVATHSNAHVLSPSSRNLTDAQMDAIRDTEGVAGLNFATFFLRDDGRRDPNTPLDAMRRHLDHMLEKLGPRGVALGSDFDGAVIPAAISDVAGLPRLVDVMIEAGYSADLVDAICYRNWLDVTKRTQSLALGTSAPDTH
- a CDS encoding TRAP transporter substrate-binding protein, which codes for MIRMIRLIAALLVAACLAAPANAQDTLTVTSQYGPEKPQSKFWERFAALVESGRPGVYKFNIVTNGALGGEKEEAEGVRLGSITGALSTVANLTTWVPEGAVLDLPFVFSGRDQIMSAMKGPLGKQLRAAYREQGFETPAFIIFGARHLLSDRPLTKPEDVKGLTMRVLESDLHIALWRSLGANPTALPITETYTALGTGVVEAMDLTKSGYEALKLFEVAPVLSETAHIWAIGVVYFDRNFWESLPEEDQKLFESSAQQAAAYFNKLAEEEQDSAMTRAIGQRAQLVEVDQAPWREAVAPFVQSYVSGLSPAAMDAYKAIEAAR
- a CDS encoding TRAP transporter large permease subunit translates to MRAGAARIPGGVEAAADVAATLLLAVLVAALSLNVAARVFDLPVVGAALVAGWAFGALAFATLPTLLASDESGPRAGLAALIAGFAAATLAAGLADAAGRVGGVEPVLAIPRAWRYVVGAGFAVLALVAALRRPSAVAGIAVGVAISLVPIPPQGPLAGVAVFAVALWARVPVALALVAGVAVAPGHLSEAALAQNLMRGLSPYVLLAIPLFILSAALMLAGGIGERLVAAAGWFARRRRSALGEANVFASALFGGVSGSSIADAALGARLLVPAMVAAGYPAARAAAITAASAVLPNILPPSIALLLAAASTDQSVGALWVAGLGAGVVLAATLWFAVRITPVGAPSSLIPSPARADGSAPSPAAGATPVSGSPQPSGQPATPHVLWGLLPPLAIAVAVLGGLRLGLVTSVEAGLLAVAMSALFAVRAGAGPLLAALRDAARQSGRVALLIGAAAPVGFIFATSGLDAATFLPDGPVWVALVAATGIALLIGTVLDVGAAILLLMPVLVPAVGGDMIHATVVLTVALLLGGLTPPVGILVLVVKDVTQMKGVYLAVLPYLIALIAGLGVLIALPALTSGLAGLV